From Arachis stenosperma cultivar V10309 chromosome 2, arast.V10309.gnm1.PFL2, whole genome shotgun sequence, one genomic window encodes:
- the LOC130962360 gene encoding putative disease resistance protein RGA4 has product MVDKMEGVVGRIEDLGKQKDFLGLEKVSTSSSSWRTPSTSLVRGNVYGREDDKKALIKMLNDNSEHHLSVIAIVGIGGVCKTTLAQWVYNNQEEFMKGFDLKAWVCVSENFDIVETTRVIKGILGDTCSLEDFNSFQHALKEKLSNKKFFVVLDDIWSDDGDRWSNFMTPFQYGKKGSVVLLTTRGNTVALAVQNCRPYFLNGLSEDYYWSVFADNASFPQSNGNAALEGVGREIVKKCGGLPLAAKTLGRLLRTKHDVQEWNKILMSDIWAFSVKNSKIIPALLISYFHLSPHLKRCFVYCSLYPKDYRFMKDELILLWMAEDFLPPPKREETLEEVGCECFDELSSRLFFTKIQDGDDYSVMHDLLHDLAIFLAGDFYCNSDKLCEEEEIRIQTRHLCVNLRSCGSKLYNSISKVESLRKLLFKKVASCNFKTATPDILSKCKYLRALSFPTSPPFKLMANKFSEYRFLTR; this is encoded by the coding sequence ATGGTAGACAAGATGGAAGGGGTGGTTGGAAGAATAGAGGATCTTGGAAAACAAAAAGATTTCCTTGGTCTTGAAAAGGTTTCCACTAGTAGCTCATCATGGAGGACTCCATCCACTTCTCTTGTAAGAGGGAATGTGTATGGCAGAGAGGATGACAAGAAGGCCTTAATCAAGATGCTAAATGACAACAGTGAGCATCACTTGTCTGTGATTGCCATTGTTGGCATAGGTGGAGTTTGTAAAACAACTTTAGCCCAATGGGTATACAACAACCAGGAGGAGTTCATGAAGGGATTTGATCTTAAAGCATGGGTTTGTGTTTCAGaaaattttgatattgttgAGACTACAAGAGTCATAAAGGGGATCCTTGGAGATACTTGCAGTCTCGAGGATTTCAATTCATTTCAACATGCTTTGAAAGAAAAATTGTCGAATAAGAagttctttgttgttttggatgaTATTTGGAGTGACGATGGTGACAGATGGAGTAATTTTATGACTCCTTTTCAATACGGGAAGAAGGGAAGTGTTGTTCTTCTTACTACTCGTGGGAATACTGTTGCTTTAGCAGTTCAAAACTGTCGCCCTTATTTTCTCAATGGTTTGTCAGAAGACTATTATTGGTCAGTATTTGCAGACAATGCATCTTTTCCACAATCTAATGGGAATGCAGCACTTGAAGGAGTTGGTAGAGAGATTGTCAAGAAGTGTGGTGGCTTGCCATTAGCTGCAAAAACACTTGGACGCCTGTTACGTACAAAGCATGATGTTCAGGAATGGAACAAGATATTAATGAGTGATATTTGGGCATTTTCTGTGAAGAATAGTAAGATTATCCCTGCATTATTGATAAGCTACTTCCATCTTTCTCCACACTTAAAACGTTGTTTTGTTTATTGCTCTTTATATCCCAAAGATTATCGATTCATGAAAGATGAATTAATCTTGTTGTGGATGGCAGAAGATTTTTTACCACCACCAAAGAGAGAAGAGACTTTAGAAGAAGTTGGTTGTGAATGTTTTGATGAACTAAGTTCCAGATTATTTTTCACAAAGATTCAAGATGGTGATGATTATTCTGTGATGCACGATCTCTTGCATGACTTAGCAATATTTCTTGCTGGAGATTTCTATTGCAACTCAGATAAACTTTGTGAAGAGGAGGAGATAAGGATTCAGACTCGACATTTATGTGTAAATTTACGTTCTTGTGGCTCAAAACTTTATAATTCTATTTCTAAAGTAGAATCTTTGAGGaaattattgtttaaaaaagTCGCCTCTTGCAACTTTAAAACAGCAACACCTGACATATTATCAAAGTGTAAATACTTGAGAGCTTTATCCTTTCCCACATCCCCACCATTCAAGTTGATGGCGAACAAATTTTCTGAATACAGATTTCTGACCAGGTAA